TCCCCATTGCTCCTTGGTAATAAATGCTGCAAAGTGCATGGGGTCATCAGAAGGAGGAGGAACACCTTGAATGACTCAGGTCGTTGCATCAGGTCCAATATCAGAAGCTACCTGGATCTGAAATATGGAGTAAAAGGTTCCATAGAAATTATGTAGCTCAGTGCCATTGGATGTATGATTAGATGCCTACCTGCATTTTCCAACACCTTTTGCTTTagagaaatctgtatttcaaCATCTGTTGACCTGTGATGAGAACCTAAAATAAGGGTAAACCAAGTGTCACCGCTACAGAAGGAATTTAGTACTTCTGTACTGACCCTGAAATTGGGGACAATCTGGTTAAAAGTTTCTCATGACAGCTATTTTAAAGGGTGGTCTCTTTAgttaaaaagtaatataaaaacctgttttcaaaaaagaaacctATCTGAGTTTGggcaaaccatttttttttttcatttatactgATTTTTGTGTGAAGGATTTTCTTCACTCTATACAAATCAAAATGGaacaaaacttttaaatagGTGAAGATGTAAGTCTTTAATATGAAAATGTCacatggcaaaaaaaccccaccaagccactttctGAACAGTTTTAATGGGATTGGAACTATTCCGTTCATTTCAGTGGAGTTTTAGTAATTTCATgttaattttgttcattttttttttccctgtaaggAAGGGGAGGTTTTGAAGATCTGCACAATTTGTTGTGATTGATATGTCATTTTGGCTGTCAGTCATTAGCAGGCTTTTGTTCCTGGTGCAGGTCAGCTGTGAGAAGGCAGAATGACCATGGGTATGCCCTCGTCCCGGGCACTGGCGAGGCAGAGCTCGGCACACATTTCCAGCCCCACAGGCACTTGGGTGTCTCCTGAGGTGACTGTAATGAAATCTGGTCCCACGTATTCAGTAGATGGAGTCCCTTAAAATGAACCGTGGCAGCTAGttattggtttttttgttcGTTGGTCCTAATTTTATTCCTTGCTGATAGCCACAGTGTCAATCCATGTGCCTCTGCAACGTACTATGCAAACGTAAAATTACACAGTTAAGTAGTCAAAAGTCAGGATGTGCAAGCACAGCTATACCTTTGCTCAAATACCATTACCCCTGAGTTTTAGTCATTTCTTCATGGTTCTTAATCATACTCAGCTCTGATTGATTAGAGCCTTAAGGGCACATTTCCCTTTGCATGGAAGGCTCATTGAGCTTTCTGTTTCATGCtgattaatttaattcaatttaTGCCTATTTCATTTTGGGACACATATCAGTCTCTGGGAGGGGAGAGTCCATCTGCGCCTGTAGGGATTGATCGCTTGGGTGCAATTAGTCTACAATCATTTGTAACCTCAGATCAGGTCTGTACAAGAGTGCTTTTTACAGCTGCCTCTGACTTGCTGGTATGAGTTCAGAGGCACATGAGTTCTTAAAAATTTCCTTACAAAATATGGCTTTTAAATGCTGGGCAGAAACAAATGTTCATATCTCAATTTCTGGCGTATTCCTCCTGAAAGGTTTGAGAGATTGCAGGTATGCTTTTTCTCGTCTGTAAATGCAATCCTTTTGTGACTACAATGCTTCTATTATCCCAGGCTGGAAACAAATTCATCAGAAAGCTAGAACTTTTTTCAATTCTTCGTTATTACCATCTTACACACTGTAACTATGttgattttgctttccttttcagagcCTGAAATAATACCAAAAAGCTCACCCTTCACTTCTTAATAGTATTTGAATGGATAGATACTTCAGACTTTAACTGTGCTGTTATTGTCATGTATCGCAGACTGTTTTTATTCAAAGTAAAACATTACTTATGTAAGCAGAATTTCCCCACACTCTCACAGGTATAGGGGGTGATTTTGTGAATTTAGAGGGACTGTTTTAGGCTATTAGACTATATGAACCTGTGGTCTGACACAGTTTGGTCATTTTGATGTCCATACATAAACAACTAAAATGATTGGGGGCACAAGTCCACCCTTAACCTTAAAATACAGCCTGTTTTCATACTGCAGACCAAAAAGTGGCAAATCTGTGGTATCAAACTGCACTGATTTATTTGGTTACATGTTCCACTCTATGTTGTCAACATACTCTGTATTAGGGAAAATAGAGCGTGTGTTAGTCCACATATTCTGTACGGTGCCAATTTACACCAGGTGCCACAATCTTGCATCTTTACCTTCTTGAATTGCAAAAGAGATATTCGTTGtaagcttgttttaaaaaaaattaagccatATGTCATGCGCTGATAAGACTTTCCCATATGGTTATAAATGCGAGTGCTATTCTGCTTCCTTGTCACAGAATTTAATTAACTTCCACATCTGTGTCCATAGCACAAGTTTGGCCACTCAGTTTATTAGTCACTAGTTCAAAACACACTCAGAGGCTTGCAGCCCAATGTAGGCTTGTCATAAGCCAATATCTCTAGCGTGCAGAGTCCATGTTGTTTGAAgagaaatgctcttttttttttcaacaaaaaggGCTGTTGTTGAGGTGAAAACACAGAGTTATACACGCTAAGCATGAGCTCTATAGAAATAAAGTTCTTAGATGAGCATCATGTAGTGTGCTTGTGCTTACAAAGAGGTATGTTAATGGAAAATATACTGGCAATGTAAGCAAAACACCTACAAGCAAAATTAACTCACAATGTGAAACATTAGGAAAATATAAAGcaggactgtcgtggtttagcggcagctcagccccacacagtcgctcgctcactcccccaccggtagatgggggagagaatcagaagggtaacgctcgtgggttgggataagaacagtttaataatgaaaattaaaagaaacaacagtagaaatgcaatgtgaaggagaacaacgagaggcgcaaagccccgggggaggggggaagggaggggaggggagagggggaacgaaccgccggaacaaaccgcacgcgccgcagccgctcgccgcccgccgacccgacgccgcgccgcccgcgcgctgccactgccccccctcaatatactggtcatggtgtcacatggtatggaatgaacctgccattggccagtcggggtcagccgcccccaccatggccctgcccctcccagccccccctgccacgccacgcggcagagcgcgggaagctggaaaggtagctgacccccacagtgaggagaattaaccccttctcagccaaaaccagcacattctccaccccttattccataccacttacaccatgcccaggtcccatatgatgcaatacaaccgtaccaaccaccacccctccccttcccatcctttaacataatacacagacatcattcccttagttcatggatcttccctgtaaaatgtccattaaaatgtccattgagttcacgcagtccatgactctgggctccatctgttgtatcagtctttccgggtgggagagatggtgtgtggcgttgggttgctgcataccgagtcagtcatcgttccatcactgctgcacggcttgtttcatagttgatcttccatgggttgggaggctcgtactctgatatcattgatacaacacagaggtgacacacaatattatatagcagttcacattgtgccattcagttcattgactgttttcacccaaaatcaaatccccttgaggcacacatcggatttctccatcctcccgcatcacccaccaagtgcacccaggtcctcgagcaaaaacaatcccacgaatgggtttgcctttgccagaggcaggaagaacccagactgttttgcccagcatactttttgtgtgcactacagggactctatccccttccacagtatgtaggatttctgactgggcagggccagctcggttggcagatcccctcgtgttgactaaccacgtggcttttgctaaatgtgtatcccagtgcttgaatgtcccaccccccattgctctcagtgtggtttttaacagtccattgtacctttcaattttcccagaggctggtgcgtgataggggatgtgatacacccactcaatgccgtgctctttggcccaggtgtctatgaggctatttcggaaatgagtcccattgtctgactcaatcctctctggggtgccatgtcgccacaggacttgtttctcaagacccaggatagtgttccgggcagtggcgtgggggacaggatatgtttccagccagccagtcgttgtttctaccattgtaagcacatggcgcttgccttggcgggtctgtgggagtgtgatatagtcaatttgccaggcctccccatatttatatttcagccatcgtcccccataccacagaggctttacccgcttcgcttgcttgattgcagcgcatgtgtcacattcgtggataacctgtgcaataatacccatggtcaagtccacccctcgatcacgagcccacctgtatgttgcatctctcccttgatggcctgaggtgtcatgggcccaccgagctagaaatagttcacccttatgctgccagtccagatccacctcagccacttcaatcttggcagcccgatctacctgctggttgtttcgatgttcttcagtggcccgactcttggggacgtgagcatccacatgccgtacctttacaaccagtttctctacccgggcagcaatatcttgccacaatgtggcagcccagatgggtttgcctctgcgctgccagttgctttgcttccattgctgcagccagccccacagggcatttgccaccatccaggagtcagtatagagatagagcactggccacttttcccgttcagcgatgtctaaggccagctggatggcctttacctctgcaaactggctcgattcaccttctccttcagcagtttctgctacttgtcgtgtaggactccatacagcagccttccatctccggtgctttcccacaaggcgacaggacccatcagtgaacagggcatattgcttctcatctgctggcagtttgttatacagtggggcttcttcagcacgtgtcacctcctcctctggtgataatccaaaatctttgccttctggccagtccataatcacttccaagattcctgggcgactggggtttcctactcgagcccgctgggtgatcagtgcaacccatttactccacgtagcatcagttgcatggtgtgtagaggggatgtttcctttgaacatccagcccagcactggcagtcggggtgccaggagcaactgtgcttcagtaccaaccacttctgaagcagctcgaaccccttcatatgctgccaatatctctttttcagttggagtatagcgggcttcagaccctctgtatccccgactccaaaaccctaggggtcgaccccgggtctccccaggtgctttctgccagagactccaggtagggccattctccccggctgcagtgtagagcacattttttacatcttgtcctgcccggactggcccaagagctactgcatggactatttctcgtttaatctgttcaaaggcttgtcgttgctcagggccccatttgaaatcattctttttccgggtcacttgatagagagggctcacgatcagactgtaatttggaatatgcattctccaaaaacccacaacgcccaagaaagcttgtgtttcctttttgctagttggtggagacatggctgctattttgttgatcacatccattggaatctgacgacgaccgtcttgccatttaattcctaagaactggatttctcgtgcaggtcccttcaccttactttgttttatggcaaaaccagctttcagaaggatttggactattttctcacctttctcaaaaacttcttctgctgtgctgccccacacaatgatgtcatcaatgtattgaaggtgttctggagcttctccctgttccagtacagtctgaatcagtccatggcaaatggtaggactgtgtttccacccctggggcagtcgattccaggtgtactggacgcccctccatgtgaaagcaaactgtggcctgcactctgctgccagagggattgagaagaatgcattagcaatatcaattgtggcataccacttggccgcctttgactccagttcgtattgaagttctagcatgtctggcacagcagcactcaacggtggagtgacttcattcaggccacgatagtctactgttagtctccactctccattagacttccggactggccatatgggactgttaaagggtgagtgggtcttactgatgactccttggctcctcagttggtgaatgagtttatggatggggatcagagagtctctgttggtgcgatattgccgccggtgcactgttgtggtggcgattggcacctgttgttctttgaccttcagcaaccccaccacagaagggtcctttgagagaccgggcaaggtagacagctgttcagtttcctccgtctccaaggcagctacaccaaaagcccacttgtaaccttttgggtccttgaaataccctctcctgaggtagtctataccaaggatgcacggagcctctgggccagtcacaatggggtgcttctgccactcattgccagttaggctcacttcggcctccaatacagttagctcttgggatccccctgtcactccagcaatgctgatgggttctgcccctatatagtttgatggcattaaggtgcactgtgcgccggtgtccactaaagctttatactcctgtgggtcggacgtgccaggccatcggatccacacagtccagtaagcccggttatccctttcctccacccggctggaggcagggcccctctagtcctgatcatggcagtcacaactcacttcctgtaaatgtgaatcaggagtccctctattacacttagaaataaaatctgcgcttctactcctctgtctggggacttgctcgctggaaactggagcagcagctttcctggaagagcctccctgagtgactgttcttccttgcagttcatgtactcgtgcctgtagggtcgaagtaggcttgccatcccacctcatcatgtcctctccgtggtcacgcaggtagaaccatagggtggcccgtggtgtgtatccccttctttgagccaaaggacgcttattcctaacagctgagacactgctctgtcgaggtggggagtaggacagatcttctttgagttgctggacctcttgggatagtttctccacagcagagacaagcgaggaagagatatttgtgtcataatcccggagcctatctatcacctctgccaccgttggtgtctcgtcatctttccaggacatcactgccaatgagtttgcatgcgaagatggtgcgctccgtacaaacttccgccacatgggtcgtgtgcactcggcttcatctggatctttggatgaccgttgatcatccaggtcaccataaatcacctcaaacacagctaattccctgagatactggatgcctttctccatagttgtccattttcctgggcgatatgtaacatcttctttaaagggatacctttccttcactccagacaggagtcgcctccagaggctgagggcttgtggtttttttccaattgctttgtcaacgcccccttccccagaaagggatcccaattgtttggcttcttttccctctagttccaggctactggccccattatcccagcatcggagcagccaggtggcaatgtgctcacctgaacgacggctataatcttttcgcatatctcgcaactcgcttaaggacagggatcgggtggtctctatttcatttattacttctccctcctctccccgcgatggccctggttcttcatcatcccgttctaaacgagttgatgtccgcttccaatatttcgtcttgtgtatgggggcaactgatactggtacgggtttattttctgagctagctccggtacttgttgtgggggtttgagtggctgcagtgcctgttgtcagggctggattgcctacagtgccagtcactttgcatttcaatccagagacattctcttccccctgggggcactgaatactgttgagcagggctcggtatgcatgggccagaccccagcacgttgcagttatctgtgtctctctggagttcccagcgtaacaacatactttctccaaatattctactagttttttaggattctgcacttgctcgggggtgaaactccaaaacactgggggtgcccactgccctaggtatttgcccatgctatcccacatgccctgccactcgtaactatcaagcctcggggcagatttctgggtgatattcttaagttgcttagtcaaaaccaaaacaacatgcccaaaaactaacaatgactgcaccttaaccacccaaggatgttcaagatacaaaaacgttgttgtaacaaaggcacagacatcatagaacaaagttgcaaaggtattattctgtatttcctccatataaaatctctcagaggaggaggtataattgctaattgcctcaacaaggtggtatccgaagtacagtaacggtttcagcaaaaaccccaaataccaggtaaagctgaaaacgagtgtttgtataacaaatctcgtaggcaaaacattactaatcacagcagaacacagcagactcaaacaaccaacaccgatttttaacacccactgcaaaaaggacaacatggtgctgtgaccagcagctgttgttatctccaaccctcgtgccccacgttgggcgccaaaaagactgtcgtggtttagcggcagctcagccccacacagtcgctcgctcactcccccaccggtagatgggggagagaatcagaagggtaacgctcgtgggttgggataagaacagtttaataatgaaaattaaaagaaacaacagtagaaatgcaatgtgaaggagaacaacgagaggcgcaaagccccgggggaggggggaagggaggggaggggagagggggaacgaaccgccggaacaaaccgcacgcgccgcagccgctcgccgcccgccgacccgacgccgcgccgcccgcgcgctgccactgccccccctcaatatactggtcatggtgtcacatggtatggaatgaacctgccattggccagtcggggtcagccgcccccaccatggccctgcccctcccagccccccctgccacgccacgcggcagagcgcgggaagctggaaaggtagctgacccccacagtgaggagaattaaccccttctcagccaaaaccagcacaaggacACATCTGAAAAATTAGAGATTACTATTGGTGCTTCTTCCAAAtagtgaaacaaaattattgagagaaaaagagaacgttgggttgggtttttttatgttatgcttgtttttctttctcaatagACTTCAGCAAACTAACAAAGCTACACTTATAAAAAATATCC
This Phalacrocorax aristotelis chromosome 3, bGulAri2.1, whole genome shotgun sequence DNA region includes the following protein-coding sequences:
- the LOC142055825 gene encoding uncharacterized protein LOC142055825; translated protein: MDVINKIAAMSPPTSKKETQAFLGVVGFWRMHIPNYSLIVSPLYQVTRKKNDFKWGPEQRQAFEQIKREIVHAVALGPVRAGQDVKNVLYTAAGENGPTWSLWQKAPGETRGRPLGFWSRGYRGSEARYTPTEKEILAAYEGVRAASEVVGTEAQLLLAPRLPVLGWMFKGNIPSTHHATDATWSKWVALITQRARVGNPSRPGILEVIMDWPEGKDFGLSPEEEVTRAEEAPLYNKLPADEKQYALFTDGSCRLVGKHRRWKAAVWSPTRQVAETAEGEGESSQFAEVKAIQLALDIAEREKWPVLYLYTDSWMVANALWGWLQQWKQSNWQRRGKPIWAATLWQDIAARVEKLVVKVRHVDAHVPKSRATEEHRNNQQVDRAAKIEVAEVDLDWQHKGELFLARWAHDTSGHQGRDATYRWARDRGVDLTMGIIAQVIHECDTCAAIKQAKRVKPLWYGGRWLKYKYGEAWQIDYITLPQTRQGKRHVLTMVETTTGWLETYPVPHATARNTILGLEKQVLWRHGTPERIESDNGTHFRNSLIDTWAKEHGIEWVYHIPYHAPASGKIERVRASQPMEDQL